Proteins encoded within one genomic window of Streptomyces sp. NBC_01237:
- a CDS encoding exopolysaccharide biosynthesis polyprenyl glycosylphosphotransferase, whose protein sequence is MTTESAPVPGTAQATAFQAHTVHPPRRGGARAPSLRRTRTGGRYAPAARLLLADSLALGITLAVFSPVPWPSAWLAVQAAAQLMLHAYRGLYRQGLSPSALSELPALLGLALLQWYATAELLAAWDPRHAIGWSALACAAAAQTVLCCVARAAVHRARLRSGARNPQAAVVVGHGATAQQVTAALYEHPEYGLRPVGRVVPGLAPDEGFTASPAGFPPLPSLVTVEEAGRAVVQSGVRHAVFTAPPDATPEGAALFGLFVGHGCRVWLISSPGSGAAAPRPAGARPDHLWGFTAYALHSGAHRPLTHGVKRVMDAVLAALVLLAVAPLMAGCALAVRLSDGPGVVFRQERVGRHGRPFVLLKFRTLRPADAQESATRWNVAADGRMSRVGRILRRTSLDELPQLWNVLRGDMSLVGPRPERPFFVAQFSRAHPGYQARHRMPVGITGLAQVNGLRGDTSIEERARFDNRYIETWSLWQDACVLARTAGSLFRLGGS, encoded by the coding sequence ATGACGACGGAGAGTGCACCGGTCCCCGGCACTGCCCAGGCAACAGCCTTTCAGGCACACACGGTTCATCCGCCGCGAAGAGGCGGGGCCCGCGCGCCGTCCCTGCGCCGCACCCGCACGGGCGGCCGGTACGCACCCGCGGCGCGGCTGCTGCTCGCCGACTCGCTCGCGCTGGGCATCACCCTGGCGGTGTTCTCCCCGGTGCCGTGGCCGTCGGCGTGGCTCGCCGTCCAGGCCGCGGCCCAACTGATGCTGCACGCCTACCGGGGGCTGTACCGGCAGGGCCTGTCCCCCTCGGCCCTGTCCGAGCTGCCCGCGCTCCTCGGTCTCGCCCTGCTCCAGTGGTACGCGACCGCCGAACTGCTCGCCGCGTGGGACCCGCGTCACGCGATCGGCTGGTCGGCGCTGGCCTGCGCGGCGGCGGCGCAGACGGTGCTGTGCTGCGTCGCACGGGCCGCGGTCCACCGCGCACGCCTGCGGTCCGGCGCGAGGAACCCGCAGGCCGCCGTCGTCGTGGGGCACGGAGCGACCGCCCAGCAGGTCACGGCGGCGCTGTACGAACACCCCGAGTACGGGCTGCGACCGGTCGGCCGGGTCGTCCCCGGCCTTGCCCCGGACGAGGGCTTCACCGCGTCCCCGGCCGGATTCCCGCCCCTGCCCTCCCTGGTCACGGTGGAGGAGGCGGGCCGGGCCGTCGTCCAGAGCGGGGTGCGCCACGCGGTCTTCACCGCCCCGCCCGACGCGACCCCCGAAGGGGCGGCCCTCTTCGGCCTGTTCGTCGGGCACGGCTGCCGGGTGTGGCTGATCAGCAGCCCCGGTTCCGGGGCCGCCGCCCCGCGACCGGCCGGGGCCAGGCCCGACCATCTGTGGGGCTTCACCGCGTATGCCCTGCACAGCGGAGCGCACCGGCCCCTGACACACGGGGTCAAGCGGGTCATGGACGCCGTGCTGGCCGCGCTCGTCCTGCTGGCGGTGGCCCCTCTCATGGCGGGGTGCGCACTGGCGGTACGGCTCTCCGACGGGCCGGGCGTCGTCTTCCGGCAGGAACGCGTCGGCCGGCACGGACGGCCGTTCGTCCTGCTGAAGTTCCGCACGCTGCGACCGGCCGACGCACAGGAGTCGGCCACCCGGTGGAACGTCGCGGCCGACGGGCGGATGAGCCGGGTCGGCCGGATCCTGCGCCGCACGTCGCTCGATGAGCTGCCGCAGCTGTGGAACGTCCTGCGCGGTGACATGAGCCTGGTCGGCCCCCGGCCCGAACGCCCCTTCTTCGTGGCCCAGTTCAGCCGCGCCCACCCCGGATACCAGGCCCGCCACCGGATGCCGGTCGGCATCACCGGACTCGCCCAGGTGAACGGCCTGCGCGGCGACACGTCGATCGAGGAGCGGGCGCGGTTCGACAACCGCTACATCGAGACCTGGTCGCTCTGGCAGGACGCGTGCGTACTCGCCCGCACCGCCGGTTCCCTGTTCCGGCTCGGAGGCAGCTGA
- a CDS encoding tetratricopeptide repeat protein: MQSKALAPEYQGALTKMSVNASLTDVLAEGIRHLAAAEASGSQAEVARAGLAVAEAHRRLGNVTEADLAWKASYRSARSVEDLGAMAWALWSGGTLARQRGALRLAFRLLGLAADMGKRGGDVVARGYSLAGLAETGRIQGDYRTVAALHEQLLAEARARGEARHTVWALEGIAQIHRNTGSLDTALTMFEEAAQLAKDADDWRGRAWGLRGIADIVSLRDDPERALALLAEAEVTCREMKLSSALAYNHKMRANVLFRARRYEEARTVYEQALEEFSAMSEPRGEALARLGLVKARARLGRDRDETAADLDGLRRTLDRIGLLNAREMVDKAYAELGVAPSGGAGDDESGRR; this comes from the coding sequence ATGCAGAGCAAAGCACTGGCGCCCGAGTACCAAGGTGCTCTCACCAAGATGTCGGTGAACGCCTCCCTGACCGATGTTCTGGCCGAGGGCATACGTCACTTGGCGGCAGCCGAGGCTTCCGGCTCGCAGGCGGAGGTGGCACGGGCCGGGCTCGCCGTGGCGGAGGCGCACCGCAGGCTGGGGAATGTGACGGAGGCCGATCTGGCCTGGAAGGCCAGTTACCGGTCCGCCCGCTCGGTCGAGGACCTCGGTGCCATGGCCTGGGCGCTCTGGAGCGGTGGGACGCTGGCCCGCCAACGGGGCGCCCTGCGGCTCGCTTTCCGGCTGCTCGGGCTCGCCGCCGACATGGGCAAGCGCGGCGGGGACGTCGTCGCGCGCGGCTACTCCCTCGCCGGTCTCGCCGAGACCGGCCGAATACAGGGCGACTACCGGACCGTCGCGGCCCTGCACGAGCAGCTGCTCGCCGAGGCGCGTGCCCGCGGCGAGGCACGGCACACCGTATGGGCACTGGAAGGCATCGCGCAGATCCACCGCAACACGGGTTCGCTCGACACGGCCCTGACGATGTTCGAGGAGGCGGCCCAGCTCGCGAAGGACGCGGACGACTGGCGCGGCCGGGCATGGGGCCTGCGCGGCATCGCCGACATCGTCTCCCTGCGGGACGACCCGGAGCGCGCCCTGGCCCTGCTCGCCGAGGCCGAAGTCACCTGCCGCGAGATGAAGTTGTCCAGCGCGCTCGCCTACAACCACAAGATGCGCGCCAATGTCCTCTTCCGCGCCCGCCGGTACGAGGAGGCCCGCACGGTGTACGAGCAGGCGCTCGAAGAGTTCAGCGCCATGAGCGAGCCCCGCGGCGAGGCGCTGGCCCGGCTCGGGCTCGTCAAGGCGCGCGCCAGGCTCGGCCGCGACCGGGACGAAACCGCCGCGGATCTGGACGGGTTGCGCCGCACACTGGACCGGATCGGTCTGCTGAACGCCCGGGAGATGGTGGACAAGGCGTACGCCGAACTCGGCGTGGCACCCAGCGGCGGCGCGGGCGACGACGAGAGCGGCCGCCGATGA
- a CDS encoding FAD-dependent oxidoreductase, which produces MREETVDSDITVIGGGLAGVCAAIAAARLGQRVALVHNRPVPGGNSSSEVRVWVCGATAHGTQRWARESGIMGELYLENQYRNPEGNPYYWDQVVMDALRAEPKVSLFLNTDVREVAATGPATARTITSVTGWTMGSERLISFTGPVFLDCTGDGLVGHLAGADHRIGREGRAEYGESWAPDAPDGELLGSTILFHTKDVGHPVKYVPPSSAKNILDTPIPEHRLIRTGDNGCDYWWIEWGGGLDTVHDNERIRDELWSVIHGIWDHIKNSGKFDAENLTLEWVGSLPGKREYRRFLGDHVLTQTEVMAQEPFEDRVAFGGWSIDLHPVEGMYATEPGAHQIHPDGIYHIPFRSLYSRNVGNLLFAGRNISATHIAFGTTRVMATCATLGEAAGTGAALCVRDGVTPRELAADPRLQQVLLRQDASVVGVRNTDPDDRARSARVSASSTLARLAVEPGPGTERFPLDRDLGIVLPVDPFLDGFELFVDAGADTALDVELWDTVRAENAVPLRRLSTHSVPLAAGHDRWISVPLRWHPDEPRNAVVVVRANADAALHLADERRTGVLSLTRKRPAEAGLDEHIPEEDGEPVTEWIARGLRRRSFCFRAGATAAYAPEKTVGGFQRPYGGPQLWQAAEEGAAWLRLDWDSPVELGSVQLVLDDDVDEYLNNLHLHRTPFEIMPELVRDYRVEALVDGAWQTVAAQRDNRVRHRVHRFTRRTATALRVGVDATNGARHARIVGVRAYG; this is translated from the coding sequence ATGCGTGAAGAGACCGTGGACAGTGACATCACCGTCATCGGCGGGGGTCTCGCCGGTGTCTGCGCGGCCATCGCCGCCGCGCGGCTGGGACAGCGGGTCGCCCTCGTCCACAACCGCCCGGTGCCGGGGGGCAATTCGAGCAGTGAGGTACGGGTCTGGGTGTGCGGGGCGACCGCGCACGGCACCCAGCGGTGGGCCCGCGAGAGCGGCATCATGGGCGAGCTGTACCTGGAGAACCAGTACCGCAACCCGGAGGGCAACCCGTACTACTGGGACCAGGTCGTCATGGACGCGCTGCGGGCCGAGCCGAAGGTGTCGCTGTTCCTCAACACGGATGTCCGCGAGGTCGCCGCGACGGGACCCGCCACCGCGCGCACGATCACCTCGGTCACCGGCTGGACGATGGGCTCGGAGCGGCTGATCAGCTTCACCGGGCCGGTGTTCCTGGACTGCACGGGGGACGGTCTGGTCGGGCATCTGGCGGGCGCCGATCACCGGATCGGCCGGGAGGGCCGCGCCGAGTACGGGGAGAGCTGGGCTCCGGACGCCCCCGACGGCGAACTGCTCGGTTCGACGATCCTCTTCCACACCAAGGACGTCGGGCACCCGGTGAAGTACGTACCGCCGTCCTCCGCGAAGAACATCCTCGACACCCCGATCCCCGAGCACCGGCTGATCCGCACCGGCGACAACGGCTGCGACTACTGGTGGATCGAGTGGGGCGGCGGGCTCGACACCGTGCACGACAACGAGCGCATCCGTGACGAGCTCTGGTCCGTGATCCACGGCATCTGGGACCACATCAAGAACTCGGGGAAGTTCGACGCGGAGAACCTGACCCTGGAGTGGGTGGGCTCCCTGCCCGGCAAGCGCGAGTACCGCCGCTTCCTCGGCGACCATGTCCTGACCCAGACCGAGGTCATGGCCCAGGAACCCTTCGAGGACCGGGTCGCGTTCGGCGGCTGGTCGATCGACCTGCACCCGGTCGAGGGCATGTACGCCACCGAGCCGGGCGCCCACCAGATCCACCCCGACGGCATCTACCACATCCCCTTCCGCAGTCTGTACTCCCGCAACGTCGGCAATCTCCTCTTCGCGGGCCGCAATATCTCGGCCACGCACATCGCTTTCGGCACGACCCGGGTGATGGCGACGTGCGCGACGCTCGGCGAGGCGGCGGGGACCGGTGCCGCGCTCTGCGTACGGGACGGGGTCACACCGCGCGAGCTGGCCGCCGACCCGCGCCTCCAGCAGGTTCTGCTCCGTCAGGACGCCTCGGTGGTCGGGGTGCGCAACACCGACCCGGACGACCGGGCGCGCTCGGCGCGGGTGAGCGCGTCGAGCACCCTGGCCCGGCTGGCCGTCGAGCCGGGCCCGGGTACCGAGCGCTTTCCCCTCGACCGCGATCTGGGCATCGTGCTGCCGGTGGACCCGTTTCTCGACGGGTTCGAGCTGTTCGTCGACGCGGGTGCGGACACCGCTCTGGACGTCGAGCTGTGGGACACGGTGCGCGCCGAGAACGCCGTTCCGCTCCGTCGGCTGTCCACGCACTCCGTCCCCCTCGCGGCCGGGCACGACCGGTGGATCTCCGTACCGCTGCGCTGGCACCCCGACGAGCCGCGCAACGCCGTCGTGGTCGTGCGGGCCAATGCCGACGCCGCCCTGCACCTCGCCGACGAGCGGCGCACCGGAGTCCTCTCCCTGACCCGGAAACGGCCCGCGGAGGCGGGGCTCGACGAGCACATCCCCGAGGAGGACGGCGAGCCGGTGACCGAGTGGATCGCCCGCGGTCTGCGGCGGCGCAGCTTCTGCTTCCGGGCCGGGGCGACGGCCGCGTACGCCCCGGAGAAGACCGTCGGCGGTTTTCAACGACCCTACGGAGGCCCGCAGTTGTGGCAGGCGGCCGAGGAGGGGGCGGCCTGGCTGCGGCTGGACTGGGACTCGCCCGTCGAGCTGGGCTCCGTACAGCTCGTCCTGGACGACGACGTGGACGAGTATCTGAACAATCTGCACCTGCACCGCACACCGTTCGAGATCATGCCGGAGCTGGTACGGGACTACCGTGTCGAGGCGCTGGTGGACGGCGCCTGGCAGACGGTCGCCGCCCAGAGGGACAACCGCGTACGTCACCGGGTCCACCGCTTCACCCGGCGCACCGCCACCGCGCTGCGTGTGGGGGTGGACGCGACGAACGGGGCGCGCCACGCGCGGATCGTGGGGGTGCGCGCGTACGGCTGA
- a CDS encoding polyprenyl synthetase family protein: MTVPTTQQDTAPRTLARCRDLVRPALAQAVGRLHPWHAGMAAFSLGWSDVDGSPLPGSQGKGIRQALAVLGAEAAGAPGREAVVGAVAVELIHTFSLLHDDIMDGDETRRQRPTVWKAYGTGPAVLAGDALFALAVQTLADAPGGSGAPAVRRLASALSDLVRGQAEDLLFESRPWTGPGAVRPHEYRSMAEHKTGALLGCAAGLGAVLAGAPADTADALDRAGRHLGVAFQAVDDLLGIWGDPQTTGKPVHSDLRRRKKTYPVLAALAADHPAARRLEVLLHAGGPLDDDAARRAAGLIEEAGGRTATVVEAHEHLAAARESLARVPLAPAAHEEILALLPYLIRRTM; the protein is encoded by the coding sequence ATGACCGTGCCCACGACCCAACAGGACACCGCGCCCCGGACGCTGGCCCGCTGCCGCGATCTCGTACGGCCCGCTCTCGCCCAGGCCGTAGGGCGCCTGCACCCCTGGCACGCCGGGATGGCCGCCTTCTCCCTGGGCTGGAGCGACGTGGACGGCAGCCCGCTGCCCGGTTCGCAGGGCAAGGGGATCCGGCAGGCACTCGCGGTGCTCGGTGCCGAGGCGGCCGGAGCCCCCGGCCGGGAGGCCGTCGTGGGCGCGGTCGCCGTGGAGCTGATCCATACGTTCTCCCTGCTGCACGACGACATCATGGACGGCGACGAGACCCGCCGGCAGCGCCCCACCGTGTGGAAGGCGTACGGCACCGGCCCCGCGGTGCTGGCGGGAGACGCCCTCTTCGCCCTGGCCGTACAGACGCTGGCCGACGCGCCCGGCGGGAGCGGCGCCCCGGCGGTGCGGCGGCTGGCCTCGGCGCTGAGCGACCTGGTGCGCGGTCAGGCGGAGGACCTCCTCTTCGAGTCCAGGCCCTGGACGGGGCCCGGAGCGGTCCGTCCGCACGAGTACCGGTCGATGGCCGAACACAAGACGGGCGCGCTGCTCGGCTGTGCCGCAGGGCTGGGCGCCGTGCTGGCCGGGGCCCCCGCGGACACGGCCGACGCCCTGGACCGGGCGGGCCGGCACCTCGGGGTGGCGTTCCAGGCGGTGGACGACCTCCTCGGCATCTGGGGGGACCCGCAGACCACGGGCAAGCCGGTGCACAGCGATCTGCGCCGCCGGAAGAAGACATACCCCGTCCTGGCGGCGCTGGCCGCGGACCACCCCGCCGCCCGCCGGCTGGAGGTCCTCCTGCACGCCGGCGGACCGCTCGACGACGACGCTGCCCGCCGGGCGGCCGGTCTCATCGAGGAAGCCGGTGGCCGCACCGCCACCGTGGTCGAGGCGCACGAGCACCTGGCCGCAGCCCGCGAGAGCCTGGCCCGCGTTCCACTCGCTCCGGCCGCGCACGAGGAGATCCTGGCGCTTCTCCCGTACCTCATCCGACGCACCATGTGA
- a CDS encoding aminoglycoside phosphotransferase family protein, translating to MPDRVPMSDELRDVLGAPAGAVPLESSPRSRVWRVGLRDGGRVIVKQITDGGDAAADADARYAREAAALRLAARAPRPGVAPALLATDPPNRVLVLEYVDDLGPAGDWLPGYAESLARLHALTGPADNGILPAWSGPTAGDAASFLAFARALDVPVPREVPGELDSLLDRSDPTPHHALLHGDPCPGNDLHTASGVRFIDFEQAALGNGLVELAYLRIGFPTCWCAMSVGPAPFAEAEDVYRSTWRTLTGTDVPGDLADACAGWLIRGDALVERAHRESVDHLARVPVADFAWGDVLARERLVHRLGAVAELTRDHEHLRALGRLCSALATRMLHRWSGLRPLPAHDTRPR from the coding sequence ATGCCGGACCGTGTACCGATGAGCGACGAACTCCGCGACGTACTGGGCGCTCCCGCCGGGGCCGTCCCGCTGGAGAGCAGTCCGCGATCGCGTGTGTGGCGGGTCGGACTCCGCGACGGCGGCCGGGTGATCGTCAAGCAGATCACCGACGGCGGCGACGCCGCGGCGGACGCGGACGCCCGCTACGCGCGCGAGGCCGCCGCGCTGCGGCTGGCCGCGCGGGCCCCCCGGCCGGGCGTCGCTCCCGCGCTGCTCGCCACGGACCCGCCGAACCGGGTGCTGGTCCTGGAGTACGTGGACGACCTCGGCCCCGCCGGCGACTGGCTGCCGGGGTACGCGGAGTCGCTCGCCCGGCTGCACGCCCTCACCGGCCCGGCGGACAACGGCATCCTGCCCGCGTGGTCCGGTCCCACGGCCGGGGACGCCGCATCCTTCCTGGCCTTCGCCAGGGCCCTCGACGTCCCCGTACCGCGCGAAGTGCCGGGCGAACTCGACTCCCTGCTCGACCGGTCGGACCCCACGCCCCACCACGCGCTGCTGCACGGAGACCCCTGCCCCGGCAATGACCTGCACACCGCCTCCGGCGTCCGGTTCATCGACTTCGAACAGGCCGCGCTCGGGAACGGACTCGTCGAACTCGCCTACCTGCGGATCGGGTTCCCGACCTGCTGGTGTGCCATGTCGGTCGGGCCCGCGCCGTTCGCGGAGGCGGAGGACGTCTACCGCTCCACCTGGCGGACGCTGACCGGCACGGACGTACCCGGCGACCTCGCCGACGCCTGCGCGGGCTGGCTGATCCGCGGCGACGCGCTGGTCGAGCGAGCCCACCGCGAGTCGGTCGACCACCTCGCGCGGGTACCCGTGGCCGACTTCGCGTGGGGAGACGTCCTCGCCCGGGAGCGGCTGGTGCACCGGCTCGGAGCGGTCGCCGAGCTCACCCGCGACCATGAACACCTGCGTGCCCTCGGCCGGCTGTGCTCGGCCCTCGCCACCCGCATGCTGCACCGCTGGTCGGGCCTGCGACCGCTGCCCGCCCACGACACCAGGCCCCGGTAG
- a CDS encoding glycosyltransferase translates to MLQERCTEERQLTVLHLVQPVDGGVARVVTDLVKEQARAGLRPVVACPPVGPLADRAAAAGAVVHSWPAVRAPGPRLAGEVAAARRLIRECRPHVLHAHSAKAGLAGRIAARGRVPTVFQPHAWSFEAVGGRTAELALKWERFGARWADHILCVSESELRTGQEAGITARWSVIHNGIDLAHFRPGDRRDRRTARAALPLLDGVEADAPLVVCVGRLSRQKGQDVLLRAWRRMRVEGARLVLVGDGPDLDSLRAAAPDGVLFTGASQDVRPWIHAADVLVLPSRWEGMALAPLEAMACGRPVVMSDVNGARESLPPGHEGHCIVPPEDPAALASALTGLLTDPALRDALSRSVQRHTRAVFDVRETAGAVAGLYQELVGLSGPTMRKRTER, encoded by the coding sequence GTGCTGCAAGAGCGTTGCACTGAAGAAAGACAATTGACGGTCCTTCATTTGGTACAGCCAGTGGATGGCGGCGTGGCCCGCGTGGTCACCGACCTCGTGAAGGAGCAGGCCCGGGCGGGTCTGCGCCCGGTGGTGGCCTGTCCGCCCGTCGGTCCGCTGGCGGACCGGGCCGCGGCGGCCGGAGCGGTGGTCCACAGCTGGCCCGCCGTGCGGGCGCCCGGTCCTCGGCTGGCCGGGGAGGTCGCGGCCGCGAGGCGGCTGATCCGTGAGTGCCGTCCGCATGTGCTGCACGCGCACAGCGCCAAGGCGGGTCTCGCGGGCCGTATCGCCGCACGCGGCCGGGTGCCCACCGTGTTCCAGCCGCACGCCTGGTCGTTCGAGGCCGTGGGCGGCCGCACCGCCGAGCTGGCCCTGAAGTGGGAACGCTTCGGGGCGCGTTGGGCCGACCACATCCTGTGTGTCAGCGAATCCGAACTGCGCACCGGGCAGGAGGCGGGCATCACCGCCCGCTGGTCGGTGATCCACAACGGGATCGACCTCGCCCACTTCCGCCCCGGAGACCGCAGGGACCGCCGGACGGCCCGTGCGGCCCTGCCCCTGCTGGACGGGGTCGAGGCCGACGCTCCGCTGGTCGTCTGCGTCGGCCGCCTGAGCCGGCAGAAGGGCCAGGACGTGCTGCTGCGGGCCTGGCGGCGGATGCGGGTCGAGGGTGCCCGGCTGGTCCTGGTGGGCGACGGTCCCGATCTGGACAGCCTGCGGGCCGCGGCCCCCGACGGTGTGCTGTTCACCGGAGCGAGCCAGGACGTGCGGCCGTGGATCCACGCGGCGGACGTCCTCGTCCTGCCCTCCCGCTGGGAGGGCATGGCACTGGCCCCTCTGGAAGCCATGGCCTGCGGCCGGCCCGTCGTGATGTCCGACGTCAACGGCGCCCGGGAGAGCCTGCCGCCCGGTCACGAGGGGCACTGCATCGTGCCGCCCGAGGATCCGGCGGCCCTCGCCTCGGCGCTCACCGGCCTCCTCACCGACCCGGCGCTGAGGGACGCGCTGTCCCGCAGCGTCCAGCGCCACACACGAGCTGTCTTCGACGTCCGGGAGACCGCGGGGGCGGTAGCCGGGCTCTACCAGGAACTCGTCGGCTTGTCCGGCCCCACGATGAGGAAGCGCACCGAGCGATGA